Genomic segment of Apostichopus japonicus isolate 1M-3 chromosome 8, ASM3797524v1, whole genome shotgun sequence:
GCAGAGTTGCTTCTATACTCAATGTGTTCTATAACCTCAAATAAGTTGCTGTTCCTATCGTAAATATGATACGTGAAGGTTAGAATTGACTTCAGGACATACTAACAAAGATTTTAATAGAGCCATTTTATTCTAGATTATTTCATTTCTAAGGTTTACTCAAAGTAAGATTGCATTGGATGTTTCACAAAATACATAtaatgaacaacagaaaactgactatTAAAATAATAAGGAAAGTGGAAAAGAGCCAAGAACGGTTTGGGCTAAAATAGAACTTCAACGGGGGATCTCATGGTTTATACCATGAGCTCATTGCCGTGCACCCTATTTCAAAGCTGTGGGAGGGGAATGGAGCGAAGGGCAAATTGCCAATTACCCTCGAATTGTTTAGGTATAGGCTTGAACCTAGATGAATCAAACATGTTATAAAGTTAGGGTGTGGCTGTGAGGTGGATTGATGATTGCATTTACCATGCAAGATTTAtatgtcaaatggtgcattctgaggtgTATTTAGACATAAATTAGGACATCTACAGACACCAGTAATGTGTGTATCACTAAGGTGGATATAAATACCAAGCTCAAAATGCATCCAAGATATATTTTTGGAGCATTTGTGGTTACAAGGTTTTAATACTTTGACCTCCATTGACCTCAGATTACCTTTGACTTCGACAAGAAAAAGAGATCATGAAGTAACTAAGGTTGATCCAGCTACTAAGTATCAAGTTAATCTGAGCTATAAATATGGAGATGTCATGTTTACGAGGTTTCCATACTGACTTTCTTTGACCTAAAAATTCCGAGATTCTTATATTATTaatgtgatatatatgtaattaagGAGAACAATAAGAAGTATCAAGTTTCTCAAACCTGATGCCTTACACCAGGGCAGGATTTAGCTTGTGGGGGACCCGAGGCCAGAATAATTTTGGGCCCTTTCATGATTAGGcccactatctaagcgtagcgtcACTGCAGGTCGGCGCGTAGCGCACgaaaattttggcagaaaatgcttcccagatcgctggaaatggcacttcccaggcctttcaggttgcatctaaacattttcaattttgaaatctCATGTTCTGGAAATTGACTATTGTCACAATTAATACGTAAATTTCGTTTTTCTAATGCCCCTCCAGGAATCAATATTCCGTTTTCCGTAGGAATCACATGATCGGTGGTTGATAGCTAAAACGTCATCCAAATATCTAAAGGAATGccaattttttttgcaaaaccGACAGAATTTACATTTGTTAACACTGAATTAATGGGGTTTGTGGTGTCACATGTGTGACAAGTTACGCAAATGCCGTAGAATAAAGACCGGGCATCCTTATAGGTCCCATGTATTTAGGGAAAGACCACCTTTGTTCAGTGTGGAGTTTCGCACAAAGATCCGTATTTTACATGTCGACCATCGACGGACGTACGGAAAGGCATCTTATGCCTCCATTTTTTAGACACCcacatgtgggggggggggggctaaatgTGGGGTGTCCGGGCCTTGGTCCCGGTGGGGCCCGCCGTAAATCCGGCACTGCTTTACATGGTGACAGAGAATTAGTGAAAAGTTCCTTTTTTACGACTGTTTGGGACAAGACTGGTAAAAGCTTACCTTTATAAATCTGTACAAGTATGGTGGTATGtagaaatatttgatttatgcTCAAATCTTACAAGTCATACGTCAATCACAACactatatatgtgaaatatcaaGTGTGGTAAACATGGAGTTCTTGGTTTCCATTAGATGTTTCAGTCTTCTAATATGCATTGCCAAAGGTTTTAGCTGATACAAGAGATCTTATATGGAAATCCACTCTAGAATGAACATTCAAACTAAGCACATGAGGGCTCTATAAATCAAGCCGAAATTATCCCATTCTAAGTAAGTcctgtaaataaaaaaattaaaaaaatctgcGAAACATCTGGCGCTGGGCATTTAAGGAGCTATGAACATTTGATCATGTTTATGTTGATAAcactttatatattgttttagaGTAGGTCGTTTTGAACAGGGAGTCATCCCTTACATTTGCTCCAGGAATGTGTGTCTCTTTGACATTCATGCATCCGCTGTCGATCCTCCTTGCATTCACCTACGTCTGCATGCCTGGTTACTTTATGTCCCTTTTTGCACGTGACTCGCCCAAAGTGGAAACCCGAACATCACGGGAGGCTTTATTCTATTCgtattttaatttatgattatgattatgattgttattgttattattattatttttgaaatCAACTGGCTCAACTTTTAtctgaacaatatatatatatataccttcatTGGTGAATTAAAGCTCTCACCTTACTTAAAGACGTAAATACGATGGGTTTTAACGTTTTTGAAAATGTATCTCATGTAAAGTTACTTTCCTAACTATACAAACTGAAGCCTCAAACCAATTTTATAGCTAAACTTGTGACTGATGTAAGTggccctgttggtttctttttcattttctgttctgCTTTTCAGACATATACGGCAATATTTTTTCGATCTGAGAAGCTTCGAATATTATATATGTGCGTTCCATTAGAAGTTTTGCTAATTTTAGTCCTAAAAGACAAACCTTTGCATGATTGCTGACTACAATATTGAAATAGAATAGAGTATAAATTCAGGCCTGTATACAGCTtttccaagggggggggggggtcgatgTTATGAAAAGCGGTCCGTTTTAATGACTAACTCCGCTGGTTTCATGCCAAAGGCACGTGTATCGAGCGCCGAAGGTGCAAGCTACCCATAGGAGGTCTGGGATATGCTTCACCCCACCCCCGGAATATTCttgacgtcaaatggtgcaaaCGGACGCACTTTGCGTTTAAATATAGTCTACAAAAGAAGTCTGAAATTCAAAAATTGTTAGTCCGACCGTTGAAGCATTTCACAATGGATGTTACAGACATTTATGGCGAAAAAGCTTTTCCGCTATAAAGATATGGAAGAAATATCGCATCAACAGGGAACGACTAAAAGAGTTGCAATGGTTAAGAACCAGTCGCGGACAAACGAAAGGATATATCATTATAATCGTACTCTCTCCATGCGGCAAGTATACTCGGCAAATGTGACATACCACACACAATACGATATGATATAATACAAAGGTAATACATAGTCTATAGCTGAATATGACACTCTACATGTCCATCTGACCCATGTTCTGATCCCCCAGTCAGTGTCCAACAAGATTTGATACAGTAGGAGTAGCGGGCAGCCTGTAAATTAAGATTGAATTGATTTCTGGAAGATCATTCAAGTTACAGCCTGGTTGTTGCCAACCCTGGTTGACAGACTGTAACttcaatttcatcaaaatatctttatcaaaatgtttttattttgaacGCCATATGAGACATTATTAAAAGCCAAAATAGGCTCATCACACAGCTACTACTGTACTATCCGAAGCGGACCATAACGGATACtgctccggggggggggggggtgcgggagGCTGGTCCCAGTTAGAGCTTCACTCCCCCAGAAATGCTTAGATGGTTAACAGGTTAATGTTTAACAAttgagaaagaagaaaagacaaTCGAAAGAGGTTGAATTATGGTATTACTATAtctctgtttttatttaaaacaaataatattcgAATACCAATTGGTAAAGATGATGTAACCAACAAGTACTgattatatacaaaagtctagcATACTAATAAAGTATATGCAGTCTttaatgtataatgtatataacaGTGTACAGAGACAGCAATGGATTCTTTTATTTGGCGTAGTAGATGAAGAATCCCTTGGAATTAAATGCAATCATTTTCTTTCTACGAAAAATCAAGACCACGACGACAACTCTCAAGATTGGCATCAAATAGTAGTCGTCCATTATTTCCAAGATACCCTCAAGTTTAGCGACATCATTCCAGAGGAGATCAAATATATCACCATCGGGAGAGAAAGTGAATGGTGTCAGCTGTGGGTCTACTCGGAGCCTTGTGTTGGTGTCATCGCGCTGGCAAAATCCATTCTCTGGCAGATGATAGTTGTATTCATCGCCATGAGACAGAGGTACGCAGACACGATCGCAGTAACCAGGAGTGACGTCATACATCAGGAATGATGATACCAGCTCAAAGAAGTGGTAAAGGTAGTAGGTCATGACGTCATAAAAATCAAAGAACAACATGTCCAGTGTTGACCATTCATCTTGGATCTCGTCGAGGTCAAGGTTAAATGATTCTTGACCATCCAAGGTAGGAGTGAGTTCTTTCAGATCCTCGGACTGGTCAGACTCGTCAGCATCGTCACAGTAGCCATAGTACATACATGGACTGGTGACGAAATAGTTTTCATCCATAACATCTTCGAGTTCATAGGAACCTGAAATGAAGGAAAGAATGGACACTGAGATTAAATTAgtttataaaagaaaactttaaggtagtcaaatatgaaacaaaaacacgGATATGTTTTGAAGATCGAGAACATATCCatagtcattttttttcttagctAGTTTGCCAACTGGTTAAGGCTTACTATAAATAATTGCTGACCCTCTTCCACCGTGCAATGCATCATATACAACACATCAACACAGCGGCCAACTCCCTTATTCCCTATCCTACTGGCAACGCCTAACTAACAACAACGCTAAATCTTCGTCCAGGAATAACGGCGAAGGAATAAAATTTAAAGCGAAAATACTTACCAAAAGAGTCAATCGAGATGAAAGCATATAATAAGCACAGTATCAGAAGATACTTGCAGTTGAAAGTGGCAAGAGGCATTGTAGTAAGATAGCAGCGAAAGCGAAACAAGTGTTGATGAAGATAAAGTTATCTAGCAACTGATATAACACTATAATTGTTGACGATTGTTAAAGATTTAACATTTGACACAATGACTGTGACGTCAATGTAGGAGCTGACTACTAATCGAGCGTTATTAGGAGACCGAGTGCGCGCACTGACGCTACTTTTCGAACGCACGTTAGCACAATCGCGCTCTCCTCTTTAATAGACGTCTTCTTCGGCTTGTTCCGTTATTTTGATGATGTACGTGAAGTACATAAGTATACACACGTCTTATTgtttatgtataattaataaacaataaataaactcGACACGATCTATAGTATGAGGCCTATTTAAGATATCAATTAGGTATACACTGAGTGAAGGTTGAAAGGGGTTGATATAGGGTGAAAGGCAGTGGCGGACTAGCCGCACGGCCATTTGGGCAATTATTGTTTATCAAAAATCTTTGCCAATTAGCAGGATCGTTGGAATGGAACGATGGGAAAATATTTGGCTGAATTCCATATGGGACTTCACTTGCTTCTGAAAATAACAATATGTGTAACATCCAGTACACGAGTGTAATGCAAACAATATTTAGTGACAATACTAAGTTCTTAGATTTATGATTTAGCAGTCGAGAAGTGGATGCCCAGTAAAATTAGTCAGGGGTTGGAACGTATTCATCCTCCTCCTCTGCCCCTAACCCATTCCTGCCTGTATACACTTATGTGCCGAGCTGTCCCTCCCCTATTGCTGTATACACCTGTATGCCGAGTTGTCCTATCCCTATCCCTGTATACGCCTGTATACCGAGTTGTCCTACCCCTGTTCTTGTATACGCCTCTATGCTGAGTTGTCCCAACCCTATTCCTGTATTCCTGTATACGCCTTGAGTTGTCCCTCCATTGTTCCTGTATACGCCTTTATGCCGAGTTGCCTTCTCCCCTGTTCCTGTATACAGCTATAAGCCGAGTTGCCTTTCCTTGTTCCTGTATATCCCTATATGCCGAGTTGTCCCTCGCTTGTTCCTGTATATCGCTATATGCCGAGTTGCCTATTCCCCTGTTCCTGTATACGCCTATATGCCGAGTTGTCCCTCCCCCGTTTCTGTATACCCTTATATGCTAGTTGTCCCTCCATTGTTCCTGTATACGCCTTTATGCAGATTTGTCCCTCCCCTGTTACTGTATACGCCTATATGCCGAGTTGTCCCTCGCTTGTCCCTGTATATCGCTATATGCCGAGTCGCATATTCCCCTGTTCCTGTATACGCCTATATGCCGAGTTGTCCTTCCCCCGTTTCTGTATACCCTTATATGTTGAGTTGTCCCTACCTTGTTCCTGTATACGCCTTTATGCCGAGTTGCCTCCTTCCCTGTTCCTGTATACACCTATAAGCCGAGTTGCCTTTCCCTTGTTCCTGTATATCCCTATATGCTGAGTTGTCCCTCGCTTGTCCCTGTATATCGCTATATGCCGAGTTGCCTTCTCCCCTGTTCCTGTATACCCCTATATGCTGAGTTATCCCTCTCTTGTTCCTGTATATCGCATTATGCCGAGTTGCATATTTCCCTGTTCCTGTATACGCCTATATGCCGAGTTGTCCCTCCCTTGTTCCTGTATACACCTATATGATAGTTGTCCCTCGCTTGTCCCTGTATATCGCTATATGCCGAGTTGCCTATTCCCCTGTTCCTGTATATCGCTATATGCCGAGTTGCCTTCTCCCCTGTTCCTGTATACCCCTATATGCTGAGTTGTCCCTCTCTTGTTCCTGTATATCGCATTATGCCGAGTTGCCTATTTCCCTGTTCCTCTTTACGCCTATATGCCGAGTTGTCCATCCCTTGTTCCTGTATACCACTATATGCTGAGTTGTCCCTCTTTTCCCTGTATATCGCATTATGCCGAGTTGCCTATTTCCCTGTCCCTCTATACGCCTATATGCCGAGTTGCCTCTTCCCCGGTTCCTGTATACGCCTTTATGCCGAGTTGCCTATTCCGCTGTTCCTGTATACGCCTATATGCCGAGTTGTCCCTCCCGTGTTCCTGTATACCCCTATATGCCGAGTTGCCTACTCCCGTTTCCTGTATACGCCTATGTACTGAGTTTTCCCTCCCCTGTTCCTGTATACGCCTTTATGCCGAGTTGTCCCTCCCTGTTCTTTTATAGGCCAATATGCTGAGTTGCCTTCTCCCCTGTTGCTGTATACGCCTATATGCCGAGTTGTTCCTCCCATATTCCTGCAGCTTTCTTTAGCAAACACATTAATTGCAAGACAATGTGTCTTCTCCAAACTAGGAACGAAATTGACTCTTCTTGTTCAGCTCCGGGGTACGTGTCTGCCGTTTGTTAAGCACTTAGAAGGCATATTACTATTATAACTTATTATCTTGTCAATCATACCAATATAGTTATTTTCAGAACAAGTAGGTTTAAACTAAAGTCGATACTCCCAAATCAGAGAATGGTTTTGCACTTGGATGAATGACCAGCAAAACTAATCATTTATTATTCTAGCCATATGAACGTATCCTAATATAGTAAAATGCAACGCTTGATATATCTTGTACCACACCGACTTGTAAAGAACGTTGCCACGCATTTTAAACCACCGATATccaagtaatgatttaatggatGATATACTTAGTATAAATCTGAGTATGTTGTAAACACTCTTTGACAAAAGTACTCTTAATCcaggtttttatttctttgactctattttttgtttcattctgtTGAGAATTGGCCCCTCGTAAAAAATTCTCAGGCTCTTGAATAAAGTGGCTAAACTACTAAGTCCATCGAGCAGACTATTAGATCAGTTATTCAGATCAGGCAGTAGCCACACCAGTCAGATGCATTACAAAATTCATTACGAGAATAAGACTTCTATATATCATGACCTCAGATAACATGTTTGCAATGCATTGCATAGCAAGTTCTTTTACCTGATTACACAATCGCTTTCAAGACTTTTGAGAAAACCAAGATAATGTTGTAATCTGCTCTTTTGGGTGACCGTTGAGCTTTGACACAATGTCGTCACCACATTCCCAAACCCTGATATGGAAAGAAAGGGAACTTGACCTCGGGTCAGTTGTGATTAATGATCCCGTCATAATGATTGGATTTAATCAGTTCTCTTAATACTTTGCATAAATCATTCTATATAGTCGAAAAAATATCTGCCCTATGTCGAACCGTGTCCTCAGAAGAAATTTCCATATCATAAGAGTATAcataatttcatatttacattaatGCTGTCATAAATATTTGCATGTCTATTTAAAGGTCGAGAACTCGTTGTATGTACTTCCACAATGTAGTAGTATAAGGCATGACATAGGATGGTAGTAGTCGTAAAGTGAAttctgtataggcctataatatgaCGGGGGTTCTGTGTGTCTTGTTTGACTATAGCTCTTCAAGAAATACGTGAGgggaaaatgtttttgtcatgATCATGGAAAGACAATATGTAGTAAGGAACCAAGTTTCATGAGATAAacattccttct
This window contains:
- the LOC139971658 gene encoding uncharacterized protein — encoded protein: MPLATFNCKYLLILCLLYAFISIDSFGSYELEDVMDENYFVTSPCMYYGYCDDADESDQSEDLKELTPTLDGQESFNLDLDEIQDEWSTLDMLFFDFYDVMTYYLYHFFELVSSFLMYDVTPGYCDRVCVPLSHGDEYNYHLPENGFCQRDDTNTRLRVDPQLTPFTFSPDGDIFDLLWNDVAKLEGILEIMDDYYLMPILRVVVVVLIFRRKKMIAFNSKGFFIYYAK